Proteins co-encoded in one Opitutus terrae PB90-1 genomic window:
- a CDS encoding four helix bundle protein, giving the protein MPAPIHSFEDLECWKAGREVRLFVAKQVVPLLPISEKHRLSDQIIRAARSITANIAEGYGRFHHLENAKFCSIARGSACEGLDHLITGADGPPTCLIRATHIQGGREQMPGPSELLAEYATVTQRSR; this is encoded by the coding sequence ATGCCTGCGCCCATTCACTCTTTTGAAGATCTGGAGTGCTGGAAGGCTGGTCGCGAGGTTCGGCTGTTTGTGGCAAAGCAGGTCGTTCCCTTATTGCCAATTTCGGAGAAGCACCGCTTGAGCGACCAGATCATCCGAGCGGCGCGGTCGATCACCGCTAACATCGCGGAAGGCTACGGCCGGTTTCATCATCTCGAGAACGCAAAGTTCTGCAGTATTGCGCGAGGTTCAGCGTGTGAGGGGCTCGATCATCTGATCACGGGGGCCGACGGTCCCCCGACTTGTTTGATTCGCGCCACCCATATACAGGGCGGCCGGGAACAAATGCCCGGCCCAAGTGAGCTCCTCGCGGAGTACGCTACAGTAACTCAAAGATCGAGATGA
- the yajC gene encoding preprotein translocase subunit YajC, whose product MTKMFSPLEVPGFLAQQAAPGGSPWTQFIFFGLLFAAMYFLMIAPQRKKQKEHEKMLKALTSGDEIVTSGGIYGTITNVKDDRFVVRIADNTKIEVGKAFVTAVVKKVDGEAKK is encoded by the coding sequence AGTGCCTGGTTTTCTCGCGCAGCAAGCCGCACCGGGCGGCAGTCCCTGGACTCAGTTCATCTTCTTCGGCCTGCTGTTCGCGGCGATGTATTTCCTGATGATCGCGCCGCAGCGCAAGAAGCAGAAGGAGCACGAGAAGATGCTGAAGGCCCTGACCAGCGGCGACGAGATCGTCACCAGCGGCGGGATCTACGGCACGATCACGAACGTGAAGGACGATCGGTTCGTCGTGCGGATCGCGGACAACACCAAGATCGAGGTGGGCAAGGCGTTCGTGACCGCGGTGGTGAAGAAGGTCGACGGCGAAGCGAAGAAATAA
- a CDS encoding Gfo/Idh/MocA family protein, whose protein sequence is MPAPTLTRRQFAKALGAGALTAPLIVRHLFSAPPSRVLRHASFGASNMAWADLQAICSNPFVQLVAVAEVDRNRLGDVLAAFPDVKVYQDWRELLDQERDLDSVNVSTPDHQHAVMALAAMERGKHVYGQKPLAHDLHETRALTDYARRHPRLVTQMGIQIHSEKSYRTAVALIQSGAIGLIREVHTWSNKKWGDQGPPPPVGDPVPEGFDWDLWLGGCAERPFVGRDYYHPGNWRKRLDFGTGTFGDMGCHIFDPVFEGLALTAPLSVRSEGPAPDAWNWSTDAVIRYVFPGTRYTEAATIPITWYDGDQRPPAEIRALVAPANPPARASTATPARPADPRDEGSILIGTKGVLHLPHPEMPRLCPVEQFKDYLLPQVTGSHHWSDWAEACVGGAARPLAPFAYSGPLTETVLLGSVAVRFPQTTLRWNSARLRFENERAANAFVRRRYRRGWRLGSV, encoded by the coding sequence ATGCCCGCTCCGACTCTCACGCGCCGCCAGTTCGCCAAAGCACTCGGCGCTGGCGCGCTCACCGCGCCGCTGATCGTCCGCCATCTCTTCTCGGCGCCGCCGAGCCGCGTGCTGCGGCACGCCAGCTTCGGCGCCTCCAACATGGCGTGGGCCGATCTCCAGGCGATCTGCAGCAATCCGTTCGTGCAGCTCGTCGCCGTCGCCGAGGTGGATCGCAACCGGCTCGGCGATGTCCTCGCCGCATTTCCGGACGTGAAGGTTTACCAGGACTGGCGCGAACTGCTGGACCAGGAACGCGACCTCGACTCGGTCAACGTCTCCACGCCCGATCACCAGCACGCCGTGATGGCGCTCGCGGCGATGGAGCGCGGCAAGCACGTGTATGGCCAGAAACCGCTCGCGCACGACCTGCACGAGACGCGCGCGCTGACCGACTACGCGCGACGCCATCCGCGGCTCGTCACGCAGATGGGCATCCAGATTCATTCCGAGAAATCCTACCGCACGGCCGTCGCGCTGATTCAGAGCGGCGCGATCGGGCTGATCCGCGAGGTCCACACGTGGAGCAACAAGAAATGGGGCGACCAGGGTCCGCCGCCACCCGTGGGCGATCCGGTGCCGGAGGGATTCGATTGGGATCTTTGGCTCGGCGGCTGCGCCGAGCGGCCGTTCGTGGGGCGCGACTACTATCATCCGGGCAACTGGCGGAAGCGGCTCGATTTCGGCACCGGCACATTCGGCGACATGGGCTGCCATATTTTCGATCCGGTGTTTGAAGGACTCGCGCTCACCGCGCCGCTGAGCGTGCGTTCCGAAGGCCCCGCGCCCGACGCCTGGAACTGGTCGACCGACGCCGTCATCCGTTACGTTTTTCCCGGCACGCGCTACACGGAAGCCGCGACGATTCCGATCACGTGGTACGATGGCGACCAGCGTCCGCCCGCCGAGATCCGTGCGCTGGTGGCGCCAGCGAATCCACCGGCGCGCGCCTCCACGGCGACGCCCGCGCGACCGGCTGATCCGCGCGACGAAGGCTCGATCCTGATCGGCACGAAGGGCGTGCTGCACCTGCCGCATCCGGAGATGCCGCGGCTTTGTCCCGTCGAGCAATTCAAGGACTACCTGCTGCCGCAGGTCACCGGTTCGCACCACTGGTCCGATTGGGCCGAGGCATGCGTCGGCGGCGCCGCGCGGCCGCTCGCGCCGTTCGCCTACTCCGGTCCGCTCACCGAAACCGTGCTGCTGGGCAGCGTCGCGGTGCGTTTTCCGCAGACGACGCTCCGCTGGAATTCCGCGAGGCTCCGGTTCGAGAATGAACGCGCGGCCAACGCGTTCGTCCGCCGCCGTTATCGCCGCGGTTGGCGGCTCGGCAGCGTGTAG
- a CDS encoding GbsR/MarR family transcriptional regulator, which translates to MSRLPPAPASDDPYLAAPGAEVTAEFQQACVEFFGDVVHALGVPRSVGQIYGLLYASPQPLSFTDIAEKLDISRGSTSQGLQALKELGAVVPVGDGSREQGAGSRNGNPAAGGGQRQLFQPQLELRQLVGGLLREKVTPLVNEGPGRLKRLRELAESSPTPAGKKFAEKRLAKLDTWRRQMRLLLPLLKTILGPVRRA; encoded by the coding sequence ATGTCGCGCCTGCCTCCAGCTCCGGCCAGTGACGACCCGTACCTTGCTGCGCCCGGCGCGGAAGTGACGGCGGAATTCCAGCAGGCCTGCGTGGAGTTCTTCGGTGACGTCGTGCATGCACTCGGCGTGCCGCGGTCGGTGGGACAGATTTACGGGCTGCTCTACGCCTCGCCGCAGCCGCTGAGCTTTACCGATATTGCCGAAAAGCTGGACATCAGCCGCGGCTCGACCAGCCAGGGCTTGCAGGCGCTGAAGGAGCTGGGAGCGGTGGTTCCAGTGGGGGATGGGAGCAGAGAGCAGGGAGCAGGGAGCAGGAATGGTAACCCCGCCGCTGGCGGGGGGCAGCGGCAGCTTTTCCAACCGCAGCTCGAGTTGCGGCAGCTCGTCGGTGGGTTGCTACGCGAGAAGGTGACTCCGCTGGTGAACGAAGGCCCGGGCCGGTTGAAGCGGCTGCGGGAGCTGGCTGAGAGTTCACCGACGCCGGCGGGAAAGAAATTTGCGGAGAAACGGTTGGCGAAGCTCGACACCTGGCGACGCCAGATGCGGCTGCTGCTGCCCCTGCTGAAAACGATTTTGGGTCCGGTCCGGCGCGCCTAG
- a CDS encoding oligosaccharide flippase family protein, with protein MIKSVTAPQTSTAACPTRQRGTNASTQVRNFTALMIVQAANLVAPLCIYPYALRALGADVYGKYANVNALALIVSLVADFGTTTTGPREVATARDDPSELRATTSALVKLRLFLAILAAIAVNIYYLYSEDLVLRTLGQWSSLLVLSCAVFPLWYYQGREQLMSIALSYGIARIASIGAIYLCVSDASDYGEFYAISLAPQLLVGVVFFVILIRHSSLTLQSVTSVRLSSSLKLNWRVALAASATAIKDRGPVALTASVLSFGDIAKLDFGSKIVELVASVSYNITRAVYPSFCARPDTRRLAVFVYSGVATGCIVSACLAIGSETIASLVGGVALAGAGPLLGVMGWALPGLIASSFIGHLGLLAHRQDGWYFTSVLLSSLAIVALLAGAVLAFPGNATKIAWTVVLGSVGEAVLRFAIARRSRAL; from the coding sequence ATGATAAAAAGCGTCACGGCGCCGCAGACCTCTACTGCAGCGTGTCCGACCAGACAACGCGGGACTAACGCGTCTACGCAGGTCCGGAATTTCACAGCATTGATGATCGTACAAGCTGCGAATCTAGTGGCACCGCTATGCATCTACCCGTACGCGCTGCGAGCACTTGGTGCGGACGTGTATGGAAAGTATGCGAACGTCAACGCGCTAGCACTGATCGTATCGCTAGTCGCCGATTTTGGGACCACTACGACTGGCCCACGAGAGGTAGCAACTGCGAGGGACGATCCATCCGAGCTGCGAGCGACGACGTCTGCGCTTGTGAAGCTCAGACTGTTCCTTGCGATACTTGCTGCCATCGCAGTAAACATCTACTACTTATACTCAGAGGATTTGGTTCTCCGCACGTTAGGCCAATGGTCAAGTCTGCTCGTCTTGTCTTGCGCGGTGTTTCCATTGTGGTACTACCAAGGGCGGGAGCAATTGATGTCGATAGCGCTCAGTTATGGGATAGCGCGGATTGCGTCGATTGGTGCTATATACCTTTGCGTGTCGGACGCATCGGATTATGGGGAATTCTATGCAATATCTTTAGCACCTCAGCTACTGGTAGGTGTGGTCTTTTTTGTGATATTGATCCGGCACTCGTCGCTAACACTACAGAGCGTCACATCTGTAAGGCTCAGTAGCAGCCTAAAACTCAATTGGCGCGTAGCGCTAGCCGCAAGTGCAACTGCGATAAAGGACCGCGGCCCGGTTGCGCTTACAGCGAGCGTTTTGAGCTTTGGCGACATCGCAAAGCTCGATTTCGGAAGCAAAATCGTGGAGCTGGTAGCCAGCGTCAGCTATAACATAACCAGAGCAGTATATCCATCGTTCTGTGCCCGGCCCGACACTCGTCGACTAGCCGTGTTTGTTTATAGCGGTGTCGCTACTGGGTGTATAGTCTCCGCGTGCCTGGCAATCGGTTCGGAAACGATCGCCTCGCTTGTCGGAGGGGTTGCGCTCGCGGGCGCTGGGCCGCTGCTTGGGGTCATGGGTTGGGCGCTTCCTGGCCTCATAGCATCATCGTTTATTGGCCATCTCGGCCTTTTGGCACATCGCCAGGATGGTTGGTACTTTACGAGCGTTTTGCTCTCGTCATTAGCAATAGTGGCGCTACTAGCCGGCGCAGTCTTAGCGTTTCCCGGAAATGCAACCAAGATCGCGTGGACGGTGGTGCTGGGGTCCGTCGGCGAGGCGGTGCTTAGGTTTGCGATCGCGCGACGGTCTAGAGCGCTCTAG
- the recJ gene encoding single-stranded-DNA-specific exonuclease RecJ, protein MRWTHTPVPTEEIEALSKGAGVSRVLAELLLRAGLRDAGGCATFLAPALAALQDPFLLRNVDAAATRLRQAIANQESVVVLGDYDVDGVSSTALLVSVLRRFGLLPRFVVPRRSEDGYGLSRSAIDRALEGGRPHLFVVLDCGTNSHDEVAYLREQGIDVIVLDHHRSKERALDGMLINPHVHRDDTGADGPWRHLCTVGLVFKLAHGLLKQLRAENHPVAFRIKLRDHLDLVALGTVADLVPLLGENRILARHGLTILQESRRPGLRALMEVAGVKPENGINPVDISFRLGPRINASGRLADAALSVELLLSEDLAFCQQTAQQLDAFNRERQEIERKITEEAEQLIETHYADSPGIVLFSEDWHPGVVGIVAGRVTRKYNRPCVVLGNEGEFAKGSGRSIDGLNLVEVLGTCCDHLVSWGGHPMAVGIALRKEHLPVFREQFAAAVRTQAGDAIAEARLELAAWLTPEQITPRLMDELEQLHPFGQGNAEPRFGVRGVVLRTAPEIFKTFHFRFNFEDQRGRRLHGVAWKMASRLLPVGVPVDLAVELKWNHFNDRKFLQLCLVDWRPSAG, encoded by the coding sequence ATGCGCTGGACTCACACACCGGTTCCGACGGAGGAAATCGAGGCGCTCAGCAAGGGCGCAGGGGTCAGCCGCGTGCTGGCCGAGCTCCTCCTGCGCGCCGGTCTGCGCGACGCGGGCGGCTGCGCCACCTTCCTGGCGCCGGCGCTGGCCGCGCTGCAGGATCCGTTTCTGTTGCGCAACGTCGATGCCGCGGCCACGCGGCTGCGGCAGGCGATCGCGAACCAGGAGAGCGTGGTCGTGCTGGGCGACTACGACGTGGACGGCGTCAGCAGCACCGCGCTGCTGGTGAGCGTGCTGCGGCGGTTCGGGCTGCTGCCGCGGTTCGTCGTGCCGCGGCGCTCGGAAGACGGTTACGGGCTTTCGCGCAGCGCGATCGATCGCGCGCTGGAGGGCGGCCGGCCGCACCTGTTCGTCGTGCTGGACTGCGGGACGAATTCGCACGACGAGGTGGCGTATCTGCGCGAACAGGGCATCGACGTGATCGTGCTCGATCACCACCGTTCGAAGGAGCGCGCGCTCGACGGGATGTTGATCAATCCGCACGTGCACCGCGACGACACGGGCGCGGACGGCCCCTGGCGGCATCTCTGCACGGTGGGCCTGGTGTTCAAGCTCGCGCACGGCTTGTTGAAGCAGCTGCGCGCGGAGAATCATCCGGTGGCTTTTCGGATCAAGCTGCGCGATCACCTCGATCTCGTCGCGCTCGGGACCGTCGCCGATCTGGTGCCGCTGCTCGGGGAGAACCGGATTCTCGCGCGTCACGGGCTGACGATCCTGCAGGAGTCGCGGCGGCCGGGGCTGCGCGCGCTGATGGAGGTCGCCGGCGTGAAACCCGAGAACGGCATCAACCCCGTAGATATTTCGTTCCGGCTTGGCCCGCGGATCAACGCGTCCGGCCGGCTGGCCGACGCCGCGCTCTCGGTGGAGCTGTTGTTGAGCGAGGATCTGGCGTTCTGCCAGCAGACCGCGCAGCAGCTCGACGCGTTCAATCGCGAGCGGCAGGAGATCGAGCGAAAGATCACCGAGGAGGCCGAGCAGCTGATCGAGACGCACTATGCGGATTCGCCCGGCATCGTGCTGTTCAGCGAGGACTGGCATCCCGGCGTGGTGGGAATCGTGGCCGGCCGCGTGACGCGCAAATACAACCGGCCCTGCGTGGTGCTGGGCAACGAGGGCGAGTTCGCGAAAGGCTCGGGCCGGAGCATCGACGGGTTGAATCTCGTCGAGGTGCTGGGCACGTGCTGCGACCACCTCGTGAGCTGGGGCGGGCATCCGATGGCGGTCGGAATCGCGCTGCGCAAGGAGCACCTGCCGGTGTTTCGCGAGCAGTTCGCCGCGGCGGTGCGGACGCAGGCGGGCGACGCGATCGCCGAAGCGCGGCTCGAGCTCGCGGCGTGGCTGACGCCCGAGCAGATCACGCCGCGGCTGATGGACGAGCTGGAACAGCTGCATCCGTTTGGGCAGGGCAACGCGGAGCCGCGGTTTGGCGTGCGTGGCGTGGTGCTGCGGACCGCGCCGGAGATCTTCAAAACCTTTCATTTCCGGTTCAACTTCGAGGATCAGCGCGGCCGGCGGCTGCATGGCGTGGCGTGGAAGATGGCGTCGCGGCTGCTGCCGGTCGGCGTGCCGGTGGACCTCGCGGTGGAGTTGAAATGGAATCACTTCAACGACCGAAAATTTCTGCAGCTCTGCCTCGTGGACTGGCGACCCTCGGCGGGCTGA
- a CDS encoding protein translocase subunit SecDF → MFRRNLWKLLLTLAMLGWAIATLIPLQDQPFVDYVKAHVTAKPAEFNALLAEASAMKREGRVLSEFVALKQIGKDRRLDLTQYFPDIRIESNLTNVEKRNEILLAELLRRSKSRLPLGLDLAGGVAFTLEAVQRPGDTADERERAEKLDKAIEIISTRINAFGVAEPLIRKVGNNRIEVQLPGVNTRDNPEIVDQVKAPARLDFRIVHPTLTPAPGVETPPGYEIMSLDYEGRRGETGSEELFIKRVPEMTGEAISNSFARPDMYGKPEVILQFTNEGKQRFAEVTRQIAEGGRQAGRLGRLAIVLDNKLYSAPTVREEINSESAQITGSFTDREALNLANVLNNPLDVELQVKEQYEVGPTMAESAVESGKRATYIGVGLVAVFMIGYYTIAGFVAVLSVTLNILVVLGVLASLGATLTMPGIAGIVLTVGMAVDAHILIFERMREELSAGKSLVAAFHSGHDRAFTTIVDANLTTLITSVLMIVFGNGPVKGFGVTITIGIFSTLFTALLVSQMLLDFLISSGRMKKMLMMSFLQPPAIDFVKYGKRAFIASWIVVAIGLSAIAFRGSSIYGIDFAGGDVINLAFKQEVNIEQVQRTLDNAKLGETLPFYQSEIGGGQRLLNLQTEAGKGQAAVATLKSAYPNAGFEVAGSTIVGPSMGREIQLNALLSIGLSILGIMLYVAFRFEIGYGIGAVVSTIHDVLLTIGIFVLSGRQFSAPMVGAILLIVGYSINDTIVVFDRIREELKNNPNTNLRDVINLATSRVFARSILTSLTTFLAALALYLFGGGVVNDLSFTFLVGIVTGTFSSLFIATPIFYWWHKGDRKHVEAHHDIAPKYEWTGSSKASH, encoded by the coding sequence ATGTTCAGACGCAATCTCTGGAAGCTGCTGCTGACCCTTGCCATGTTGGGCTGGGCCATCGCCACGCTCATCCCGCTGCAAGACCAGCCCTTCGTCGACTACGTCAAGGCTCACGTGACCGCCAAGCCGGCGGAGTTCAACGCGCTCCTGGCCGAGGCGTCGGCCATGAAGCGCGAGGGCCGCGTGCTCAGCGAGTTCGTCGCCCTCAAGCAGATCGGCAAGGACCGCCGGCTCGATCTCACGCAGTATTTCCCCGACATCCGGATCGAGTCGAACCTCACGAACGTCGAAAAACGCAACGAGATCCTGCTGGCTGAGCTGCTGCGCCGCTCGAAGAGCCGGCTGCCGCTCGGCCTCGATCTTGCCGGCGGCGTGGCGTTCACCCTCGAGGCCGTGCAACGGCCGGGCGACACCGCCGACGAGCGCGAGCGCGCTGAGAAGCTCGACAAGGCGATCGAGATCATCAGCACGCGCATCAACGCCTTTGGCGTCGCCGAGCCGCTGATCCGCAAGGTCGGCAACAACCGGATCGAGGTGCAGCTGCCGGGCGTCAACACCCGCGACAACCCCGAGATCGTCGACCAGGTGAAGGCGCCGGCGCGGCTCGATTTCCGCATCGTGCATCCGACGCTGACCCCCGCGCCGGGCGTCGAGACGCCGCCGGGCTACGAGATCATGTCGCTCGACTACGAGGGCCGCCGTGGCGAGACCGGCAGCGAGGAGCTCTTCATCAAGCGCGTGCCGGAGATGACCGGCGAAGCGATCTCAAATTCCTTCGCGCGGCCCGACATGTACGGCAAGCCGGAGGTGATCCTGCAGTTCACCAACGAGGGCAAGCAGCGCTTCGCCGAGGTCACCCGGCAGATCGCCGAGGGCGGCCGGCAGGCGGGCCGGCTGGGCCGGCTGGCGATCGTGCTCGACAACAAGCTCTACTCCGCACCGACGGTGCGCGAGGAAATCAACAGCGAATCCGCCCAGATCACCGGCTCGTTCACCGATCGCGAGGCGCTGAACCTGGCGAACGTGCTCAACAACCCGCTCGACGTCGAACTGCAGGTCAAGGAGCAGTACGAGGTCGGCCCGACGATGGCCGAGAGCGCCGTGGAAAGCGGCAAGCGCGCCACCTATATCGGCGTCGGTCTCGTGGCGGTCTTCATGATCGGCTACTACACGATCGCGGGCTTCGTCGCCGTGTTGAGCGTGACGCTGAACATCCTCGTGGTGCTCGGCGTGCTGGCCAGCCTGGGGGCGACGCTCACGATGCCCGGCATCGCCGGCATCGTGCTGACCGTCGGCATGGCGGTCGACGCACACATCCTGATCTTCGAGCGCATGCGCGAGGAATTGTCCGCCGGCAAATCGCTCGTGGCAGCCTTCCATTCCGGCCACGACCGGGCGTTCACCACCATCGTCGACGCCAACCTGACGACGCTGATCACCTCGGTGCTCATGATCGTCTTTGGCAACGGCCCTGTGAAGGGCTTCGGCGTCACGATCACGATCGGCATCTTCTCGACGCTGTTCACCGCGCTGCTCGTCAGCCAGATGCTGCTCGATTTCCTGATCTCGTCCGGCCGGATGAAGAAGATGCTCATGATGAGCTTCCTCCAGCCGCCGGCCATCGACTTCGTCAAATACGGCAAACGCGCCTTCATCGCCTCCTGGATCGTGGTCGCCATCGGCCTGTCGGCCATCGCCTTCCGCGGCAGCAGCATCTACGGCATCGATTTCGCCGGTGGCGACGTGATCAACCTGGCGTTCAAGCAGGAGGTGAACATCGAGCAGGTGCAACGCACGCTCGACAACGCGAAGCTCGGCGAGACGCTGCCGTTCTACCAAAGCGAGATCGGCGGCGGCCAGCGGTTGCTCAACCTGCAGACCGAGGCGGGCAAGGGCCAGGCAGCCGTCGCGACGTTGAAATCCGCTTATCCGAACGCTGGATTCGAGGTGGCCGGCAGCACGATCGTCGGTCCGTCGATGGGCCGCGAGATTCAGTTGAACGCGCTGCTCTCGATCGGACTTTCGATCCTGGGCATCATGCTCTACGTCGCGTTCCGGTTCGAGATCGGCTACGGCATCGGCGCCGTCGTCTCGACGATTCACGACGTGCTGCTGACAATCGGCATCTTCGTGCTGAGCGGCCGGCAGTTCTCGGCGCCCATGGTCGGCGCCATCCTGCTGATCGTCGGCTACTCGATCAACGACACCATCGTCGTGTTCGACCGCATTCGCGAGGAGTTGAAGAACAACCCGAACACGAATCTGCGCGACGTCATCAATCTCGCGACCTCCCGCGTCTTCGCGCGGTCGATCCTGACCAGCTTGACGACCTTCCTCGCCGCCCTGGCGCTGTATTTGTTCGGCGGTGGCGTGGTCAACGACCTCTCCTTCACCTTCCTCGTCGGCATTGTCACGGGCACGTTCTCGTCGCTGTTCATCGCCACGCCCATCTTCTACTGGTGGCACAAGGGCGATCGGAAGCACGTCGAAGCGCACCACGACATCGCGCCGAAATACGAGTGGACCGGCTCGAGCAAGGCTTCGCACTGA